In Chitinophaga nivalis, a single genomic region encodes these proteins:
- a CDS encoding oleate hydratase has translation MSIETANIKAYLVGGGIASFAAAAFLIRDGNIPGKNIYILEADDITGGSLDGAGQADAGYVIRGGRMLNFTYRCTYDLLADIPSLTDPRKSVYEEIMAFNDQVKTHAQARLVDKNAVIQDVSSMGFKERDRIDLIELFAIPEDVLGTRRIDEWFQPAFFQTNFWLMWCTTFAFQPWHSAVEFKRYLIRFIHEFPRIHTLAGVDRTPLNQFDSIIRPMQTWLKEQGVQFIMGARVTDIGFIPGIKEKTAEKIFYRHNGQAHTISMAPHDLVFVTNGSMTAGSTLGSMTTAPAPAAAGDNGSWALWKTLAGKYSDFGRPYVFNSRIEEAKWASFTITSKGHLFFQLMEQFSGNKPGTGALVTLKDSSWLLSIVLAYQPHFLQQPEGVTVCWSYGLFPDKTGDYVKKKMSECTGEEILEELIHHLQFTAHKASLLAEANCIPCMMPYITSQFLTRAKGDRPLVIPKGATNFAFLGQFTEIPDDVVFTVEYSVRSAQMAVYGLLDLDRTPPAIYKGQHDIKVLYQTMRTMHR, from the coding sequence ATGTCTATTGAAACAGCCAACATCAAAGCTTATCTGGTTGGCGGCGGTATCGCCTCTTTTGCAGCAGCAGCTTTTCTGATACGTGATGGCAATATTCCCGGCAAAAATATATACATCCTGGAAGCCGACGATATTACCGGCGGCAGCCTCGACGGCGCCGGACAGGCGGATGCCGGATATGTCATCCGGGGTGGCCGCATGCTGAATTTTACCTACCGCTGTACCTACGACCTGTTAGCAGATATTCCTTCTCTGACGGATCCACGAAAGTCGGTGTATGAAGAAATCATGGCATTTAACGACCAGGTAAAAACCCATGCGCAGGCACGGCTGGTTGATAAAAATGCAGTCATTCAGGACGTATCTTCCATGGGATTCAAGGAACGGGACCGGATAGACCTGATCGAATTGTTTGCGATCCCGGAAGACGTGCTGGGTACCCGGCGTATCGACGAATGGTTTCAGCCCGCCTTCTTTCAAACGAATTTCTGGCTGATGTGGTGCACTACTTTCGCATTCCAACCATGGCACAGTGCTGTGGAATTTAAGCGATACCTGATCCGTTTTATCCATGAATTTCCACGCATCCATACCCTGGCCGGCGTAGACCGTACTCCCCTGAATCAATTCGACTCCATCATACGTCCGATGCAGACGTGGCTGAAAGAACAGGGAGTTCAGTTTATCATGGGCGCGCGCGTAACAGATATTGGCTTTATACCCGGCATCAAAGAAAAGACGGCAGAGAAGATTTTCTACCGGCATAACGGGCAGGCCCATACGATAAGTATGGCGCCGCATGACCTGGTGTTTGTTACAAACGGCTCCATGACTGCCGGCAGTACACTGGGCAGCATGACAACAGCACCGGCGCCGGCAGCAGCCGGCGACAACGGATCCTGGGCACTGTGGAAAACACTGGCAGGAAAATACAGTGATTTCGGCAGGCCTTATGTATTCAACAGCCGCATCGAAGAAGCGAAATGGGCATCTTTTACGATTACCAGCAAAGGCCATCTGTTCTTTCAGCTCATGGAACAATTCTCCGGTAACAAGCCTGGTACCGGCGCATTGGTGACCCTGAAAGATAGTTCCTGGTTATTATCTATTGTACTGGCTTATCAGCCACATTTCCTGCAGCAACCGGAAGGGGTAACTGTATGCTGGAGCTATGGCCTGTTTCCTGATAAAACCGGCGACTACGTCAAAAAGAAAATGAGTGAATGTACCGGTGAAGAGATACTGGAAGAACTGATACATCACCTGCAGTTTACGGCACACAAAGCATCCCTCCTCGCTGAGGCGAATTGTATCCCTTGTATGATGCCTTATATCACCAGTCAGTTCCTGACCCGCGCCAAAGGCGACCGGCCACTGGTGATTCCCAAAGGCGCTACCAACTTTGCCTTCCTCGGACAATTCACTGAAATACCCGATGATGTGGTATTTACCGTGGAGTATTCTGTCAGATCTGCACAAATGGCCGTATACGGCCTGCTCGACCTGGACAGAACGCCTCCCGCCATCTACAAAGGGCAACATGATATAAAAGTGTTGTATCAGACCATGCGTACCATGCACAGGTAA
- a CDS encoding AAA family ATPase has product MMKTNAYVFTGGPGAGKTTVIRELAQLGYATVPESGRHIIQEQVRTGGNALPWADEKAFRDLMLQAAIADFEALPSAGAPVFLDRGIPDVIGYTKLIGLPPEALVIPPYRYNPRVFIFPAWEDIFCADTERKQDFATAIRTYEVMVSVYTAAGYELVTVPALPAMERVAFIIARV; this is encoded by the coding sequence ATGATGAAAACAAATGCCTATGTGTTCACGGGAGGACCGGGAGCGGGCAAAACAACGGTTATCCGGGAACTGGCGCAGCTGGGATATGCGACAGTACCGGAATCAGGGAGACATATTATACAGGAACAGGTACGTACAGGCGGCAATGCTTTGCCGTGGGCGGATGAAAAAGCCTTTCGCGATCTGATGCTGCAGGCAGCCATCGCTGATTTTGAGGCATTGCCCTCAGCCGGAGCACCCGTGTTCCTGGACAGGGGTATTCCTGACGTGATAGGCTATACGAAACTGATTGGCCTGCCGCCGGAAGCGTTGGTGATACCTCCCTATCGCTATAACCCACGCGTATTTATCTTTCCGGCCTGGGAAGATATCTTTTGTGCAGATACGGAACGGAAACAGGATTTCGCCACGGCTATACGTACTTATGAAGTAATGGTATCCGTGTATACCGCAGCCGGGTATGAGCTGGTGACGGTGCCGGCTTTGCCGGCAATGGAGCGGGTAGCTTTTATAATAGCCCGGGTATAA
- a CDS encoding acyl-CoA thioesterase, with protein sequence MNTFFEGPVLWSQIDANMHLRHSAYADFAAQARLNLLDQFGLTAAQFQALKIGPILFREELIYHREVSANDTVRVSCEISRCKKDGSRWSIRHELFRKDGIKAATIYVDGAWIDMQKRKLTALPPELMEKFQTLPRTEDFTEDPA encoded by the coding sequence ATGAACACATTTTTTGAAGGACCGGTATTATGGTCACAGATTGATGCAAACATGCACTTGCGGCATTCTGCCTATGCAGATTTCGCTGCCCAGGCCCGGTTAAACCTTCTGGATCAGTTTGGCCTCACAGCCGCTCAGTTCCAGGCATTGAAAATAGGCCCTATCCTCTTCCGCGAAGAACTGATCTATCATCGGGAGGTTAGTGCAAACGATACAGTACGTGTCAGCTGTGAGATATCCCGTTGCAAAAAAGATGGTTCCCGCTGGTCTATACGCCATGAACTGTTCCGGAAAGACGGTATCAAAGCGGCTACCATTTATGTGGATGGCGCCTGGATAGATATGCAGAAAAGAAAGCTGACGGCACTACCTCCGGAATTAATGGAAAAGTTCCAGACCCTTCCCCGTACGGAAGACTTTACCGAAGACCCCGCATAA
- a CDS encoding RNA recognition motif domain-containing protein, producing the protein MNIFVGNISDRTTEDEIWSLFDPFGVVYSINVAYDKYSGRSKGFAFVEMPDDSNAVLAIKELNNSVVAGHTIVVYEARPKPERPENNRFSRSSPRPGFRPRY; encoded by the coding sequence GTGAATATTTTTGTAGGTAATATAAGTGACAGAACAACTGAAGATGAGATATGGTCTTTATTTGACCCATTTGGAGTTGTATATAGTATTAATGTGGCTTACGACAAGTACAGTGGCCGTTCTAAAGGCTTTGCATTCGTTGAAATGCCAGACGATTCCAATGCAGTACTGGCAATTAAAGAATTGAATAATTCAGTAGTTGCCGGACATACAATAGTTGTGTATGAGGCTCGTCCAAAACCTGAAAGACCAGAAAATAATCGTTTCTCCAGATCCAGCCCAAGGCCCGGATTTAGACCCAGATACTAA
- a CDS encoding RNA polymerase sigma-70 factor, protein MKEYSDIVLMKMISEDDEQAFAALYQRYWQDCYQTAINMIHLRDVAQDIVQEVFFKIWEKRYELHIVSVKAYLQQATRNRVLNAIRDFKTDGEFYNRLAQITVELLQENHVLLREHEQLLDMLIRTLPDDCRETFRLSRIENLTYKEIAVRLQVAEKTVEKRISKSLQHFRHHYHLLGIYLLYMLRP, encoded by the coding sequence ATGAAGGAATATAGTGACATTGTATTAATGAAGATGATCAGCGAAGATGATGAACAGGCTTTTGCTGCACTTTACCAGCGATATTGGCAGGATTGTTACCAGACGGCGATCAACATGATTCATCTGCGGGATGTGGCGCAGGATATTGTACAGGAGGTGTTTTTTAAGATATGGGAAAAGAGATATGAGTTGCATATCGTTTCGGTGAAAGCCTATCTGCAACAAGCTACCCGTAACCGGGTGTTGAATGCCATTCGCGACTTTAAAACAGATGGTGAATTTTATAACCGGTTGGCGCAGATTACAGTAGAGCTGCTGCAGGAGAACCATGTATTATTACGGGAGCATGAGCAGCTCCTGGATATGCTGATCCGGACGCTGCCGGATGATTGCCGGGAAACTTTCCGCCTGAGCAGAATAGAAAACCTAACCTACAAAGAAATAGCTGTCAGATTACAGGTGGCTGAAAAAACAGTAGAGAAGCGTATCTCCAAATCGCTTCAGCATTTCAGACATCATTACCATCTTTTAGGCATATACCTGCTCTATATGTTACGCCCCTAG
- a CDS encoding FecR family protein, whose translation MDKKTFISLIERCEAGQATVAEKALLEVYLQRLEACSDAPAPVGQEGAQIWHQLQAQIGQGTYEAPQTQRKKQWWLTAAIIALLLTGAAMWWLLEIKQPVKPMGAIPRNAAGTNNVMLTLADGTTIPLDAANNSALTKQGNTSIITQAKGSLTYAPENNAAALLQYNTLTVPKGTQFQVTLADGSKVWLNAGSWLRYPVAFGGSRAVMASGEAYFEIAPDANRPFEVKVNNTTIQVLGTRFNINTYTAGIISSTLIEGRIAVASGSNRMVLKPGQQALSGEALADILIKNVDATAVIAWKNGLFYFKNAGIREIMEELARWYDITVIYKGSIPDVRFEGEMQRNLPLSTILKQLEQKNVRFELQGKILTIVSE comes from the coding sequence ATGGACAAAAAGACATTTATATCACTGATAGAACGGTGTGAGGCCGGGCAAGCAACGGTGGCGGAAAAAGCATTGCTGGAGGTATACCTGCAGCGGCTGGAAGCCTGTAGTGATGCGCCGGCGCCTGTTGGGCAAGAGGGAGCACAAATATGGCATCAATTGCAGGCGCAAATTGGACAAGGCACCTATGAGGCCCCCCAGACACAGCGAAAAAAGCAATGGTGGCTTACTGCTGCCATCATTGCTTTGCTGTTAACCGGGGCGGCTATGTGGTGGCTGCTGGAGATAAAACAGCCGGTAAAACCAATGGGAGCTATTCCCCGGAACGCAGCTGGTACCAACAACGTGATGCTTACACTTGCTGATGGCACTACAATTCCGCTGGATGCAGCCAATAACAGCGCGCTGACGAAACAGGGGAATACCTCTATAATAACGCAGGCAAAAGGTAGCCTTACTTATGCACCAGAAAACAATGCTGCTGCGTTGTTACAATACAATACACTGACTGTACCGAAAGGGACACAGTTCCAGGTTACGTTGGCAGATGGCAGTAAAGTCTGGTTAAATGCCGGATCCTGGTTGCGCTATCCCGTTGCCTTTGGTGGAAGTCGGGCGGTGATGGCAAGCGGAGAAGCCTATTTTGAGATAGCACCTGATGCAAACAGGCCGTTTGAAGTCAAGGTGAATAATACAACCATACAGGTGCTGGGTACCCGTTTTAATATAAATACCTATACTGCTGGTATCATCAGCAGCACCCTGATCGAAGGGCGCATCGCTGTAGCGAGCGGTAGTAACCGGATGGTCCTTAAACCCGGACAGCAGGCATTGTCTGGTGAAGCGCTGGCCGATATCCTGATAAAAAATGTAGATGCCACTGCCGTCATTGCCTGGAAAAATGGTTTGTTCTATTTTAAAAATGCAGGTATCCGGGAAATCATGGAAGAATTAGCCAGATGGTATGATATAACAGTCATATACAAAGGGAGTATTCCCGATGTGAGATTTGAAGGAGAAATGCAACGCAACCTACCATTGTCAACTATTTTAAAACAATTGGAGCAAAAAAATGTACGCTTCGAACTGCAAGGGAAAATATTAACAATCGTGTCGGAATAG
- a CDS encoding SusC/RagA family TonB-linked outer membrane protein, with protein sequence MMNFKALVLLAVYLHTGIATMAQMVSYTGNKAALSDVFTDIKKQTGYVFFYRKALLDNSHPVTVTLKNAPLIAALEQILLNQPLTFSIENKTIFIHPKSTAKTDQATDVRTGITGTVQDETGKPLAGVSVFLKGSKSRAVTDESGQFILKDDGTANVVLLFTMIGYEQQEVAIGNRTRISVQLKMAIGKIGEVEVMGNTGYQKIPRERATGAFDVIGPRQLSNRVQTNVLERLEGQVPGLLLMKGRDNGDPNGDGLTIRGVSTLYGTKRPLIVIDNFPFEGSMESINPNDVASITILKDAAAASIWGARAANGVIVITTKTAKKGKIQFTYNNNFMFENKPDLGYLNRLTAGEDIAINRQLLTPGMESNIRDMGTAFSALEGLYMDSVAGRITPAQYAHDIAALSQIDNSRQIRQLLMKAPFTQNHSLSFMGGSEKNSYYGSLRYTDASGYALQDRHQGYSFLIKDNYHISPRLSFNVSANLTYTNATTPAVMPEDIYRLKPYQQLQDAQGNPLPFSRDADNANQNNSNAFSIAQRKGWGLDDESYYPLNESNLIENNTNNIYNRIQAELKYALFPGVDVNISYQLENGYTYNKVYTHSNEPSLVKEINDFIVPERDAGGNILTNTDGTLLNPTYNIPKGGKIREQRNNFSAYTLRALVSINRQFGDDHDLAVVVGAERRQSKSNGNTVTKYGYNDNSLQFVDVDVQRLKNLTGNLQSIQNGFNGIGDRFNYTEDRFVSAFGNAAYTFRKKYVLSGSIRMDVTNMFGTDPKYLYRPMWSAGGSWILSNESFMEPVHFVDQLQLRATYGLNGNIPKTSGPFMIATSSTNWLNNLPANTITTPANNTLRWERTAVTNLGIDYTLLDNRISGKVDYYIRKSSDLLGDQQINPTLGFTTATVNTASMTNKGWELQLTTKNIRSKNFEWSTTLIYAHNKSEITKISLNNNFNTPQALAAGNPYVLGDPYGALYSFRFGGLSPDKGQIQILDPNGKIARDEYYRDLNMVYYTGTTRPINNGAISNNFTYKGFDLNLMFVFYADYVARQSLPEVYKGPGAYDSRLKDAWKRPGDERSTIIPNVIKNNSNYYANVYYSNYLDVNVFDATYIKLRDVSLRYTFQQRALKRWRFIRGLQLMANARNILTITTNKAGIDPEAFANGVRTMPVMPSYSFGINLDF encoded by the coding sequence ATGATGAATTTTAAAGCTCTAGTATTATTGGCAGTATATCTGCATACGGGCATCGCCACGATGGCGCAGATGGTCTCCTATACCGGTAACAAAGCAGCGCTTTCCGATGTGTTCACGGATATTAAAAAACAGACAGGGTATGTCTTTTTTTATAGAAAAGCATTATTGGATAATAGTCATCCGGTTACGGTAACATTGAAGAACGCCCCATTGATAGCGGCTTTAGAACAAATACTATTAAACCAGCCGCTCACTTTTTCCATAGAAAATAAAACGATTTTTATTCACCCCAAATCAACAGCAAAAACAGATCAGGCTACCGACGTGCGGACAGGTATTACCGGTACGGTGCAGGATGAAACGGGAAAGCCACTGGCCGGCGTTTCTGTTTTCCTGAAAGGAAGTAAGAGCAGGGCGGTGACGGATGAAAGCGGGCAGTTTATACTGAAAGATGATGGAACCGCGAATGTGGTGCTGCTGTTTACCATGATTGGCTACGAACAACAGGAGGTAGCGATAGGAAACCGTACCCGCATTAGCGTACAGTTGAAAATGGCCATCGGCAAGATTGGAGAAGTGGAAGTAATGGGCAATACAGGCTATCAGAAAATCCCCAGAGAACGGGCTACCGGTGCCTTTGATGTGATTGGGCCCCGGCAATTATCAAACCGGGTACAGACCAACGTACTGGAGCGCCTGGAAGGACAGGTGCCAGGTTTACTGCTGATGAAAGGGAGGGATAATGGTGATCCCAATGGAGATGGTCTCACGATCCGGGGTGTTTCCACGTTGTATGGTACCAAACGTCCGCTGATAGTAATCGATAATTTTCCTTTTGAGGGTAGTATGGAATCCATTAATCCGAATGATGTAGCCAGTATTACTATCCTGAAAGATGCGGCTGCGGCGTCTATCTGGGGGGCGCGGGCCGCCAATGGTGTTATTGTGATTACCACTAAAACGGCGAAGAAAGGAAAGATACAGTTTACCTACAACAACAATTTTATGTTTGAAAATAAACCTGATCTGGGGTATCTCAACCGTTTGACAGCGGGGGAAGATATCGCTATCAACCGGCAGTTGCTGACGCCAGGGATGGAATCAAACATCAGAGATATGGGTACTGCTTTCTCAGCACTGGAAGGGCTGTATATGGATTCAGTGGCAGGACGTATCACCCCCGCCCAATATGCGCATGATATAGCCGCCTTATCGCAGATAGATAACAGCAGGCAAATCCGGCAGCTGTTAATGAAAGCGCCCTTCACGCAAAACCATAGTTTATCTTTTATGGGAGGAAGTGAGAAAAACAGTTATTATGGTTCCTTGCGCTACACGGATGCCAGTGGTTATGCATTGCAGGATCGTCACCAGGGGTATAGTTTTCTGATCAAAGACAACTACCACATTTCTCCCCGGTTATCATTTAATGTAAGCGCAAACCTGACTTACACGAATGCTACCACACCAGCGGTGATGCCGGAAGATATTTACCGATTGAAACCTTATCAGCAGCTGCAGGATGCGCAAGGAAATCCGCTACCATTCAGCAGAGACGCAGATAATGCCAACCAAAATAATTCGAATGCATTTAGCATCGCACAACGGAAGGGCTGGGGACTGGATGATGAATCCTATTACCCGCTGAATGAAAGCAATCTGATAGAAAATAATACAAACAATATTTATAACAGGATTCAGGCAGAGCTGAAATACGCTTTGTTTCCCGGTGTGGATGTGAACATCAGTTACCAGCTGGAAAATGGATATACGTATAACAAGGTATATACCCACAGCAATGAACCTTCCCTGGTAAAAGAGATCAATGATTTTATAGTACCGGAACGGGATGCCGGAGGAAATATACTTACCAATACAGATGGTACACTACTCAATCCCACTTACAATATACCTAAAGGAGGAAAAATCAGGGAACAGCGGAACAATTTTTCAGCCTATACCCTGCGTGCTTTGGTAAGTATTAACCGGCAGTTTGGCGACGATCATGACCTGGCAGTAGTGGTGGGAGCAGAAAGAAGACAAAGTAAATCAAACGGCAATACAGTTACCAAATATGGATATAATGATAACAGCCTGCAATTTGTTGATGTGGATGTACAGCGCCTTAAAAATCTGACCGGTAATCTGCAGAGTATCCAGAATGGATTTAATGGGATAGGAGATCGGTTTAATTACACGGAAGACCGGTTTGTTTCTGCTTTTGGTAATGCGGCCTATACCTTCCGGAAAAAATATGTATTGAGTGGCAGCATCCGGATGGATGTGACCAATATGTTTGGAACAGACCCCAAATACCTTTACCGGCCTATGTGGTCGGCGGGAGGTAGCTGGATATTATCCAACGAATCCTTTATGGAGCCGGTGCATTTTGTAGATCAGCTGCAGTTAAGGGCCACTTATGGTTTGAACGGGAATATTCCTAAAACCAGCGGGCCTTTTATGATTGCTACCAGCAGTACCAACTGGCTCAATAACCTGCCGGCAAATACGATTACCACCCCTGCGAACAATACGTTAAGATGGGAGAGAACAGCGGTGACCAACCTGGGGATAGATTATACATTGTTGGATAACCGGATCAGCGGTAAGGTGGATTATTACATCAGAAAGAGCTCGGACCTGTTAGGGGATCAGCAGATTAATCCTACCCTGGGTTTTACGACGGCTACTGTGAATACTGCGAGTATGACCAACAAAGGCTGGGAGTTGCAGTTAACCACTAAAAATATCCGGAGCAAAAATTTTGAATGGAGCACCACCCTGATTTATGCGCACAACAAAAGTGAAATAACAAAGATTTCGCTGAATAATAATTTTAATACGCCGCAAGCCCTGGCAGCAGGAAACCCTTATGTATTGGGAGATCCATATGGAGCACTGTATAGTTTCCGGTTTGGCGGATTATCACCGGATAAAGGACAAATACAAATATTAGACCCCAATGGAAAAATAGCAAGGGATGAATATTATCGGGATCTGAATATGGTGTATTATACCGGCACTACCCGGCCGATAAATAATGGGGCTATCTCCAACAATTTTACCTATAAAGGTTTTGATCTGAATCTGATGTTTGTTTTCTATGCGGATTATGTAGCCAGGCAATCGTTGCCCGAGGTGTACAAAGGACCCGGTGCCTATGACAGCCGTTTAAAGGATGCCTGGAAACGGCCCGGAGATGAGCGGAGTACGATCATACCCAATGTAATAAAAAATAACAGTAACTACTATGCCAATGTGTATTACAGTAACTATCTCGATGTAAATGTATTTGATGCTACTTATATCAAGTTGAGAGATGTTTCGCTGCGATATACCTTTCAGCAACGGGCATTGAAAAGATGGCGGTTTATAAGAGGGTTGCAGCTGATGGCTAATGCCAGGAATATACTAACCATCACCACCAACAAAGCAGGCATTGACCCGGAAGCATTTGCAAACGGTGTCAGAACGATGCCCGTGATGCCTTCTTATTCATTTGGAATTAACCTTGATTTCTAA
- a CDS encoding RagB/SusD family nutrient uptake outer membrane protein, translated as MKSQLFFISVIVAGMISFTSCKKFLDVSPKGYVIPQTTEDFEWLLNNNNLISILSTDLDVLSDDFLFPGVDKAALAIDQSARSRTYQWLAELYSTPDELLYSAPWTKLYGCIYQYNAVINGIGNASGGTPERKKIALARARAGRALCYWYLVNLYAKPYHVASAGTDPGVPWVVSNDIMTALPGRGNVQTACNLIVAELQAAIPDLPVSAPDPYQLTRAAGYGILARTWLMMGNYAEAGKMAGNALQYNARLIDYNTAYTEAAGQFAPVKNGPYTDMLKQPEHIYVQHYTMTMGLVWQAISRATEKLFEPNDLRRMFVNLDIATNTTTHQLDSTYRYMMKNGFYVCIGITTPEMLLIRAECAARQGDVGAAMNDINLLRKNRIKTSYYKILSATSPKEAVRMVLAERRKELLFKGARWLDMRRLNEDPDFGFTAHHDLKDGTTIDLLPGSNRYTLLIPVTALTADITQNPL; from the coding sequence ATGAAGTCGCAATTATTTTTTATAAGTGTTATAGTGGCAGGAATGATCAGTTTTACCTCCTGCAAAAAATTCCTGGATGTATCGCCCAAAGGGTATGTAATACCGCAGACGACAGAAGATTTTGAGTGGTTGCTCAATAACAACAACTTAATCAGTATACTGTCGACAGACCTGGATGTGCTGTCAGATGATTTCCTGTTTCCCGGTGTGGACAAAGCGGCACTGGCTATAGATCAGAGTGCGCGAAGCAGGACGTATCAATGGCTGGCAGAATTGTATTCCACACCTGATGAGCTGTTGTATAGCGCACCATGGACAAAATTGTATGGTTGTATTTATCAGTATAATGCGGTGATCAATGGTATCGGCAATGCCAGTGGTGGTACACCGGAAAGAAAAAAGATAGCATTGGCCAGAGCGCGGGCGGGCAGGGCCTTGTGTTATTGGTACCTCGTGAACTTATATGCAAAGCCTTATCATGTTGCCTCCGCCGGTACAGATCCTGGTGTACCATGGGTAGTGAGCAATGATATTATGACGGCCTTACCAGGCAGAGGTAATGTACAAACTGCCTGCAACCTGATCGTTGCGGAATTGCAGGCGGCGATTCCGGACCTGCCCGTATCCGCTCCGGACCCCTATCAGCTTACACGGGCTGCCGGTTACGGTATCCTGGCCCGCACCTGGCTGATGATGGGTAATTACGCGGAAGCGGGTAAGATGGCCGGCAATGCCCTGCAGTATAATGCCAGACTGATAGACTATAACACGGCCTATACGGAAGCAGCCGGCCAGTTTGCCCCGGTAAAGAATGGGCCTTATACTGATATGTTGAAACAACCCGAACATATCTACGTACAGCATTATACCATGACAATGGGGTTGGTTTGGCAGGCCATCAGCCGCGCTACGGAAAAACTGTTTGAGCCCAACGACCTGCGGCGGATGTTCGTAAACCTGGATATCGCTACCAATACCACTACCCACCAATTGGACAGTACCTATCGTTACATGATGAAGAATGGCTTCTATGTGTGTATTGGCATCACTACTCCGGAAATGTTACTGATCCGGGCAGAATGCGCCGCAAGGCAGGGGGATGTCGGTGCGGCTATGAACGATATCAATTTGCTGCGTAAGAACAGAATCAAGACCAGCTATTATAAAATACTCAGTGCCACTTCTCCCAAAGAAGCGGTCCGGATGGTACTGGCAGAAAGAAGAAAAGAACTGCTTTTCAAAGGAGCCCGCTGGCTGGATATGAGAAGGCTAAACGAAGATCCTGACTTTGGATTTACAGCACATCATGATCTGAAGGATGGTACTACCATCGACTTATTGCCTGGCAGCAACCGTTATACCCTGTTGATTCCGGTAACTGCATTGACAGCAGACATTACACAAAACCCATTATAA